In one Saimiri boliviensis isolate mSaiBol1 chromosome 3, mSaiBol1.pri, whole genome shotgun sequence genomic region, the following are encoded:
- the PLK4 gene encoding serine/threonine-protein kinase PLK4 isoform X2 produces MATCIGEKIEDFKVGNLLGKGSFAGVYRAESIHTGLEVAIKMIDKKAMYKAGMVQRVQNEVKIHCQLKHPSILELYNYFEDSNYVYLVLEMCHNGEMNRYLKNRVKPFSENEARHFMHQIITGMLYLHSHGILHRDLTLSNLLLTRNMNIKIADFGLATQLKMPHEKHYTLCGTPNYISPEIATRSAHGLESDVWSLGCMFYTLLIGRPPFDTDTVKNTLNKVVLADYEMPTFLSIEAKDLIHQLLRRNPADRLSLSSVLDHPFMSRNSSTKTKDLGTVEDSIDSGHATISTAITASSSTSISGSLFDKRRLLIGQPLPNKMTVFPKNKSSSDFSSSGNGSSFYTQWGNQETSNSGRGRIIQNAEERPHSRYLRRAHSSDRSGTSNSQSRAKTYTMERCHSAEMLSKSKRSGGSENEERYSPANNNANIFNFFKEKTSNSSGSFEKPDINQALSNHLCPGKTPLPFADLTPQTETVQQWFGNLQINAHLRKTTEYDSISSNQDFQDHLDLQKDTSKNAWTDIKVKKNSDASDNAHSVNQPNTMKSMMALHSKPGIIQQECVFGLDPLSEQSKTRDMEPPLGYQNRTLRSITSPLIAHRLKPIRQKTKKAVVSILDSEEVCVELLKEYASQEYVKEVLQISSDGNTITIYYPNDGRDFPLADRPPSLTDNISRYSFDNLPEKYWRKYQYASRFVQLVRSKSPKITYFTRYAKCILMENSPGADFEVWFYDGAKIHQTKDFIQVIEKTGKSYTLKSESEVDSLKEEMKMYMDHANEGHRICLALESIISEEERKTRSAPFFPIIIGRKPSNTSSPKALSPSPSMDSNYPSRDTASFNRMVMNNAASPSQAPMFNPSMITNEGLALTTTASGTDISSNSLKDCLPKSAQILKSVFVKNVGWATQLTSGAVWVQFNDGSQLVVQAGVSSISYTSPTGQTTRYGENEKLPECIKQKLQCLSSILLMFSNSTPNFH; encoded by the exons ATGGCGACCTGCATCGGGGAGAAGATCGAG gaTTTTAAAGTTGGAAATCTCCTTGGTAAAGGATCATTTGCTGGTGTCTACAGAGCTGAGTCCATTCACACTGGTTTGGAAGTTGCAATCAAAATG ATAGATAAGAAAGCCATGTACAAAGCAGGAATGGTACAGAGAGTCCAAAATGAGGTGAAAATACATTGCCAATTGAAACATCCTTCTATCTTGGAG CTTTATAACTATTTTGAAGATAGCAATTATGTGTATCTGGTATTAGAAATGTGCCACAATGGAGAAATGAACAGGTATCTAAAGAACAGAGTGAAACCCTTCTCAGAAAATGAAG CTCGACACTTCATGCACCAGATCATCACAGGgatgttgtatcttcattctcatggTATACTACATCGGGACCTTACACTTTCTAACCTCTTACTTACTCGTAATATGAACATCAAGATTGCTGATTTTGGGCTGGCAACTCAGTTGAAAATGCCACATGAAAAGCACTATACATTATGTGGAACTCCTAACTACATTTCACCAGAAATTGCAACTCGAAGTGCACATGGCCTTGAATCTGATGTTTGGTCCCTGGGCTGTATGTTTTATACATTGCTTATCGGGAGACCACCCTTTGACACTGACACAGTCAAGAACACATTAAATAAAGTAGTATTGGCAGATTATGAAATGCCAACTTTTTTGTCAATAGAGGCCAAGGACCTTATTCACCAATTACTTCGTAGAAATCCAGCAGATCGTTTAAGTCTGTCTTCAGTATTGGACCATCCTTTTATGTCCCGAAATTCTTCAACGAAAACTAAAGATTTGGGAACTGTGGAAGACTCGATTGATAGTGGGCATGCCACAATTTCTACTGCTATTACAGCTTCTTCCAGTACCAGTATAAGTGGTAGTTTATTTGACAAAAGAAGACTTTTGATTGGTCAGCCACTCCCAAATAAAATGACTGTATTTCCAAAGAATaaaagttcaagtgatttttcttcttcaggaaaTGGAAGCAGTTTTTATACTCAGTGGGGAAATCAAGAAACCAGTAATAGTGGAAGGGGAAGAATAATTCAAAATGCAGAAGAAAGACCACATTCTCGATATCTTCGTAGAGCTCATTCCTCTGATAGATCTGGCACTTCTAATAGTCAATCTCGAGCAAAAACATATACAATGGAACGATGTCACTCAGCAGAAATGCTTTCAAAGTCCAAAAGATCAGGAGGAAGTGAAAATGAAGAGAGATACTCGCCCGCAAACAACAATGCCAACATCTTTAACTTCTTTAAAGAGAAGACATCCAACAGTTCTGGATCTTTTGAAAAACCTGATATCAATCAAGCACT ctcCAATCATCTTTGCCCAGGAAAAACTCCTCTTCCATTTGCAGACCTGACACCTCAGACTGAAACAGTACAACAGTGGTTTGGGAATCTGCAAATAAATG CTCACTTAAGAAAAACTACTGAATATGACAGCATCAGCTCAAACCAGGATTTCCAGGACCACCTAGATTTGCAGAAGGACACATCAAAAAATGCCTGGACTGATATAAAAGTCAAAAAGAACTCTGATGCTTCTGATAATGCACATTCTGTAAATCAGCCAAATACCATGAAATCCATGATGGCACTTCACAGTAAACCTGGGATAATCCAACAAGAATGTGTTTTTGGCTTAGATCCTCTTTctgaacagagcaagactagggATATGGAGCCACCACTGGGTTATCAGAATCGTACATTAAGAAGCATTACATCTCCATTGATTGCTCACAGGTTAAAACCGAtcagacagaaaaccaaaaaggCCGTG GTGAGCATACTTGATTCAGAGGAGGTGTGTGTGGAGCTTCTAAAGGAGTATGCATCTCAAGAATATGTGAAAGAAGTTCTTCAGATATCTAGTGATGGAAATACG ATCACTATTTATTATCCAAATGATGGAAGAGATTTTCCTCTTGCTGATAGACCTCCCTCACTTACTGACAACATCAGTAGGTACAGCTTTGACAATTTACCAG aaaaatacTGGCGAAAATATCAATATGCTTCCAGGTTTGTACAGCTTGTAAGATCTAAATCTCCCAAAATCACATATTTTACAAGATACGCTAAATGCATTTTGATGGAGAATTCTCCTGGTGCTGATTTCGAGGTTTGGTTTTATGATG gggcaAAAATACACCAAACAAAAGATTTCATTCAGGTGATTGAAAAGACAGGGAAGTCTTATACTTTGAAAAGTGAAAGTGAAGTTGATAGCTtgaaagaagagatgaaaatgTATATGGACCATGCTAATGAG GGTCATCGTATTTGTTTAGCACTGGAATCCATAAtttcagaagaggaaaggaaaactaGGAGTGCTCCCTTTTTCCCAATAATCATAGGAAG AAAACCTAGTAATACTAGTTCACCTAAGGCCTTGTCACCTTCTCCTTCTATGGATTCAAATTACCCATCAAGAGATACAGCATCTTTCAATAGAATggtcatgaataatgctgcttctCCATCGCAGGCACCAATGTTCAATCCCTCT ATGATTACAAATGAAGGACTTGCTCTTACAACTACAGCTTCTGGAACAGACATCTCTTCTAATAGTCTAAAAGATTGTCTACCTAAATCAGCACAaattttgaaatctgtttttgtgaaaaatgttGGTTGGGCTACACAG ttaacTAGCGGAGCTGTGTGGGTTCAGTTTAATGATGGATCCCAGTTGGTTGTGCAGGCAGGAGTGTCTTCTATCAGTTATACCTCACCAACTGGTCAAACAACTAG gtatggagaaaatgaaaaattaccagAATGCATCAAACAGAAATTACAGTGTTTGTCTTCCATCCTTTTGATGTTTTCTAATTCAACTCCTAATTTTCATTGA
- the PLK4 gene encoding serine/threonine-protein kinase PLK4 isoform X1, producing MPSTLDTCCIEDFKVGNLLGKGSFAGVYRAESIHTGLEVAIKMIDKKAMYKAGMVQRVQNEVKIHCQLKHPSILELYNYFEDSNYVYLVLEMCHNGEMNRYLKNRVKPFSENEARHFMHQIITGMLYLHSHGILHRDLTLSNLLLTRNMNIKIADFGLATQLKMPHEKHYTLCGTPNYISPEIATRSAHGLESDVWSLGCMFYTLLIGRPPFDTDTVKNTLNKVVLADYEMPTFLSIEAKDLIHQLLRRNPADRLSLSSVLDHPFMSRNSSTKTKDLGTVEDSIDSGHATISTAITASSSTSISGSLFDKRRLLIGQPLPNKMTVFPKNKSSSDFSSSGNGSSFYTQWGNQETSNSGRGRIIQNAEERPHSRYLRRAHSSDRSGTSNSQSRAKTYTMERCHSAEMLSKSKRSGGSENEERYSPANNNANIFNFFKEKTSNSSGSFEKPDINQALSNHLCPGKTPLPFADLTPQTETVQQWFGNLQINAHLRKTTEYDSISSNQDFQDHLDLQKDTSKNAWTDIKVKKNSDASDNAHSVNQPNTMKSMMALHSKPGIIQQECVFGLDPLSEQSKTRDMEPPLGYQNRTLRSITSPLIAHRLKPIRQKTKKAVVSILDSEEVCVELLKEYASQEYVKEVLQISSDGNTITIYYPNDGRDFPLADRPPSLTDNISRYSFDNLPEKYWRKYQYASRFVQLVRSKSPKITYFTRYAKCILMENSPGADFEVWFYDGAKIHQTKDFIQVIEKTGKSYTLKSESEVDSLKEEMKMYMDHANEGHRICLALESIISEEERKTRSAPFFPIIIGRKPSNTSSPKALSPSPSMDSNYPSRDTASFNRMVMNNAASPSQAPMFNPSMITNEGLALTTTASGTDISSNSLKDCLPKSAQILKSVFVKNVGWATQLTSGAVWVQFNDGSQLVVQAGVSSISYTSPTGQTTRYGENEKLPECIKQKLQCLSSILLMFSNSTPNFH from the exons ATGCCTTCCACCCTAGACACCTGCTGCATCGAG gaTTTTAAAGTTGGAAATCTCCTTGGTAAAGGATCATTTGCTGGTGTCTACAGAGCTGAGTCCATTCACACTGGTTTGGAAGTTGCAATCAAAATG ATAGATAAGAAAGCCATGTACAAAGCAGGAATGGTACAGAGAGTCCAAAATGAGGTGAAAATACATTGCCAATTGAAACATCCTTCTATCTTGGAG CTTTATAACTATTTTGAAGATAGCAATTATGTGTATCTGGTATTAGAAATGTGCCACAATGGAGAAATGAACAGGTATCTAAAGAACAGAGTGAAACCCTTCTCAGAAAATGAAG CTCGACACTTCATGCACCAGATCATCACAGGgatgttgtatcttcattctcatggTATACTACATCGGGACCTTACACTTTCTAACCTCTTACTTACTCGTAATATGAACATCAAGATTGCTGATTTTGGGCTGGCAACTCAGTTGAAAATGCCACATGAAAAGCACTATACATTATGTGGAACTCCTAACTACATTTCACCAGAAATTGCAACTCGAAGTGCACATGGCCTTGAATCTGATGTTTGGTCCCTGGGCTGTATGTTTTATACATTGCTTATCGGGAGACCACCCTTTGACACTGACACAGTCAAGAACACATTAAATAAAGTAGTATTGGCAGATTATGAAATGCCAACTTTTTTGTCAATAGAGGCCAAGGACCTTATTCACCAATTACTTCGTAGAAATCCAGCAGATCGTTTAAGTCTGTCTTCAGTATTGGACCATCCTTTTATGTCCCGAAATTCTTCAACGAAAACTAAAGATTTGGGAACTGTGGAAGACTCGATTGATAGTGGGCATGCCACAATTTCTACTGCTATTACAGCTTCTTCCAGTACCAGTATAAGTGGTAGTTTATTTGACAAAAGAAGACTTTTGATTGGTCAGCCACTCCCAAATAAAATGACTGTATTTCCAAAGAATaaaagttcaagtgatttttcttcttcaggaaaTGGAAGCAGTTTTTATACTCAGTGGGGAAATCAAGAAACCAGTAATAGTGGAAGGGGAAGAATAATTCAAAATGCAGAAGAAAGACCACATTCTCGATATCTTCGTAGAGCTCATTCCTCTGATAGATCTGGCACTTCTAATAGTCAATCTCGAGCAAAAACATATACAATGGAACGATGTCACTCAGCAGAAATGCTTTCAAAGTCCAAAAGATCAGGAGGAAGTGAAAATGAAGAGAGATACTCGCCCGCAAACAACAATGCCAACATCTTTAACTTCTTTAAAGAGAAGACATCCAACAGTTCTGGATCTTTTGAAAAACCTGATATCAATCAAGCACT ctcCAATCATCTTTGCCCAGGAAAAACTCCTCTTCCATTTGCAGACCTGACACCTCAGACTGAAACAGTACAACAGTGGTTTGGGAATCTGCAAATAAATG CTCACTTAAGAAAAACTACTGAATATGACAGCATCAGCTCAAACCAGGATTTCCAGGACCACCTAGATTTGCAGAAGGACACATCAAAAAATGCCTGGACTGATATAAAAGTCAAAAAGAACTCTGATGCTTCTGATAATGCACATTCTGTAAATCAGCCAAATACCATGAAATCCATGATGGCACTTCACAGTAAACCTGGGATAATCCAACAAGAATGTGTTTTTGGCTTAGATCCTCTTTctgaacagagcaagactagggATATGGAGCCACCACTGGGTTATCAGAATCGTACATTAAGAAGCATTACATCTCCATTGATTGCTCACAGGTTAAAACCGAtcagacagaaaaccaaaaaggCCGTG GTGAGCATACTTGATTCAGAGGAGGTGTGTGTGGAGCTTCTAAAGGAGTATGCATCTCAAGAATATGTGAAAGAAGTTCTTCAGATATCTAGTGATGGAAATACG ATCACTATTTATTATCCAAATGATGGAAGAGATTTTCCTCTTGCTGATAGACCTCCCTCACTTACTGACAACATCAGTAGGTACAGCTTTGACAATTTACCAG aaaaatacTGGCGAAAATATCAATATGCTTCCAGGTTTGTACAGCTTGTAAGATCTAAATCTCCCAAAATCACATATTTTACAAGATACGCTAAATGCATTTTGATGGAGAATTCTCCTGGTGCTGATTTCGAGGTTTGGTTTTATGATG gggcaAAAATACACCAAACAAAAGATTTCATTCAGGTGATTGAAAAGACAGGGAAGTCTTATACTTTGAAAAGTGAAAGTGAAGTTGATAGCTtgaaagaagagatgaaaatgTATATGGACCATGCTAATGAG GGTCATCGTATTTGTTTAGCACTGGAATCCATAAtttcagaagaggaaaggaaaactaGGAGTGCTCCCTTTTTCCCAATAATCATAGGAAG AAAACCTAGTAATACTAGTTCACCTAAGGCCTTGTCACCTTCTCCTTCTATGGATTCAAATTACCCATCAAGAGATACAGCATCTTTCAATAGAATggtcatgaataatgctgcttctCCATCGCAGGCACCAATGTTCAATCCCTCT ATGATTACAAATGAAGGACTTGCTCTTACAACTACAGCTTCTGGAACAGACATCTCTTCTAATAGTCTAAAAGATTGTCTACCTAAATCAGCACAaattttgaaatctgtttttgtgaaaaatgttGGTTGGGCTACACAG ttaacTAGCGGAGCTGTGTGGGTTCAGTTTAATGATGGATCCCAGTTGGTTGTGCAGGCAGGAGTGTCTTCTATCAGTTATACCTCACCAACTGGTCAAACAACTAG gtatggagaaaatgaaaaattaccagAATGCATCAAACAGAAATTACAGTGTTTGTCTTCCATCCTTTTGATGTTTTCTAATTCAACTCCTAATTTTCATTGA